From the genome of Aneurinibacillus sp. REN35, one region includes:
- a CDS encoding WG repeat-containing protein → ALVQTLLTQPGETVEESTGVFGYLNAKGEFAIPAQYSQGYAFSNGLAAVELDDGFAYIDKSGKVALQTA, encoded by the coding sequence GCGCTCGTTCAGACGCTGCTGACCCAGCCGGGCGAGACGGTCGAGGAGTCGACGGGCGTCTTCGGCTATCTGAACGCGAAAGGCGAATTCGCCATCCCGGCCCAATACAGCCAAGGCTACGCCTTCAGCAACGGTCTGGCGGCAGTCGAGCTGGACGACGGCTTCGCGTACATCGACAAATCCGGCAAGGTCGCGCTGCAGACGGC